From the Helianthus annuus cultivar XRQ/B chromosome 17, HanXRQr2.0-SUNRISE, whole genome shotgun sequence genome, the window taatcaaacaaTATTACCATTCAATGGTAATATTTTCGAATCCCCACAAATTTAACCTTGTTATACATATCGCGAGAGCCTCGATCCAGGTTATATGGCGCCCCGTGGGGCGTTGTGGAGCGGCGCCATAAGGCGCTATACATGGGTGTGGCACGTTGTGCGAGTCGACTACGAAAGGTCTAAGTGGAGGGCACACATTACATCATTACTAAACTCTTAAACAATTACAAGCTGCCACCTCGTTGCATCCAATTCTATCACACTATCACTAAATTATTTGCACTTCTTTCCCAaccaattacaaaaaaaaaaaaaaaatcaaatcactaCATGTCACCTTATTATCACGAGGTTATCTTTCGATTCTAGTGTGGTGTCCCTATTTCCCCGGAGATAAGCCCATTATTCTCTTTGTATGGGTCAATGGTTTCATCCTGCTCTGGACTCATCTAGAGAGTGGCACTGGCTCTCAACTAGTGGTGCGTTCGTCACATTAACATGACTAGGCACACACACCTTCTTATTCGTTGAGGTCGTCCCTCACAAAGTCCCGGACTAGCCAATAAACCCAAGCGTTCGAGAACAACCCATAGCATAACGATCTTCGAATATTTGATATGCGACTCTCTCCCACCACCATTTCATGCACTTCCTCATTCATGCTTGCCATCCCATACTAGTTCGCATACTTGGACAATGCATCTTTCTTTATGTCGAGCGTAATTCACTTTGCGAGAGCAGGACACCTGATAGCACAACAACAGTGATCTTCTTTCGTGCTTGTTCAAAATATTACATCGGATAACTTATGTTGGCGCCGATGTTTGCTAGTAGTTTCAAGATTACGGGGAACCTGAACTATTGTAGCAGTTTTCACCCTTCATCTTTTACGGCGCTGCTAGTATGGTTGTTTTTGAACACAATACAAAGTGCTTCATTGATACCATACTTGGGCAGAAGTCATGATCCCATACTCGTGGAGAACAAAAACCCTCACTGAAATGCCCCTTATTTGGTTTTCTCCAACCACCATTGCGTAACAATACTCTAAATGTTAAGCTCATTTTGGTTAAGAGTCACGTTCCAATGTATCTAAGAATCAAGTTTCTCTGATACCACTTTTTCAAGAGGTTATATTTCGATACCCGTGTGGTGTCCCCATCTCCTCGGGGATAAGCTAATCCATCCCGCTCTCTATGTAGGTCACTAGTTTTGTCCTACCTTGGACTCATCAGGAGAGCGATGAGCTTAACATTTAGAGtattgttatatttatataagtagttagaaaacctaatatttgTATAAGAGTTCATAGAtatactaattagttatatttatataagtagttagaaaacctaatatttatataaatataactatttatgtatttattaaaatttaaacgaacataaacaaacgttCACGTACATAAATGAACGGACATAAaagaatgttcatgaacataaatgaacgaacacaatgTGTGTtaatgttcgttcatttaattaaacggacaattttttttttgttcgtgttcgttcatttattaaataaacgaacataaacgaacttcccgccgaacaagttcatgaacgttcgattcgtttacaggcctaattAGGGAGATGACTAGTGAAGAAAATTTCAATCGAACTGAGGTTCTAGTTGGTCTTTGATTTCCCCTTTAACCCTACAAGTAGCGACACCCAAGAggtaaaaaactaaaaataaaataccCGTTTGAAATAAATTCTTAGCACCAAAATGTATCCAAATTCCCCACCTATTGAAACACAAATTAATCAGGACCCATACGACTTTAGTCGGTCTTTGATCCCCTTTTAACCTTTGACCTATAAATCTCATCCCGTCGTCTCTAGGTTACCACCACCACCGttaaccgccaccaccaccaccaccatgagCGGCAGAGTCCGAAACTTCCGCCGCCGAGCGGACACCGACGACAACGACgacgacaacaacaacaacaccgaacaaaccaccaccaccaccaaaaaaccCCAATCCaaaccaccaaccaccaccaccgccaccaccactcaaaaacctaaaaaacctagCCTCCTCAGTTTCGCCGACGACGAATCCACCGACGACACTCCTCCAATCCCTCGCCGTTCCTCTAACCCTACCTCTTCTCGTTCCGTTCACAAATTAACCTCTGCAAAAGACCGAAACTCATCGAAAGTGCGTACCGGTTCCGGTTCCTCTCTACCTTCAAATGTACAACCACAAGCCGGAGTTTACACAAAAGAAGCTCTCCTCGAACTGCAAAAGAATTCCAAAACCCTAGGTAGCAGCACTGCTCGGTCTCGTCCACCGGTCTCCAAATCGGAGCCGATTATTGTACTAAAAGGTATGATTAAACCGGTATCTGATAATAATATGATTAATAGAAGTAATGAGAATGAGGAATTAGATAGGGATGATGAATCAGATAGGGTAGGGATACCGGACCAGGCGATGATAGATGCGATTAGGGCGAAGCGTGAGAGGTTGCGGCAATCGCGTGCGGCTGCGCCAGATTTTATTGCGTTGGATGGAGGGAGTAATCATGGGGAGGCTGAAGGGTTGAGCGATGAGGAGCCGGAGTTTCAAGGGCGGATTGCTTTGATTGGGGAGAAAAACGAGATAAAAAAGGGCGTTTTCGAGGATGTGGTTGTGGATGTTAGTAAGCTGACGGTTAGAAAGGAAACGGAAGTTGGGTTGAGTGATAATAGTGGTgttgatgaagaggatgatgaggataaGATGTGGGAGGAGGAGCAGGTTAGGAAAGGGTTAGGGAAACGGATTGATGAAGGGGTTGTAGGGAGAGGTGTGAGTGGTAGTAGTGTTCCGAGCATGGTTCAGAGTGTTCAGCAACGAGTTGTGTATCCGACGGTTCCGGTTACGTCTTATTCGTCGGGTAGTGGTGGTTTGAGTATCGGGGGATCAGTTGGTTGGTCAGCGGGTTCGGATACGTTGTCTATATCGCAGCAGGCTGAGCTTTCGAAGAAGGCTTTACTTGAGAGTGTTAGGAGGCTTAAGGTATGTATCTAACTAACCTATGCTCTTTAATCTCACATGATAACGTTTATTCGGTTAGTCTTTTACAGGGTAGAGTTGATCCTTTAGCAGCTAACATGTTTGTGGTTAAATTAGACATGTTGTAATGTGGTAACTAGTAACTACATTTTGGGACGAAGGAAGCTAGTTTGTTGGCAACCTGACGGTTTAGAATATGATTTTTTAAAGAGAACTAAATTGAAACATTATAGGCTTCATATTTAGAATACATAAGACCCTGGATCATGGCTCCCAAGATAACAATCGTCTAGTTTATTAAGTTGTATAAGCGCAGCATTGTGCTTTGTACATATAATTAAGCAGCCTACTTGATAATGTCAACAGAACTTTCAGTTTTGAGAATTATGTCACGCCTGTATAGATAAATCAAACATAGTTGTCAATAGTGACTATAGCGCGCTACGCTGCGATGTGCCCATATGGCACTATAGGGTATTTAGTGACAGTTAGTGACTTTttctataatttattttatttttttgataaATATAAATAGCGATGCCCATTAGGGTTTTTTGGTTTCACGATTGAAAAAGAAGCGTACTTAAATGATGAATTATACGTGTAAAAATAtcgtattttgatataatatacatgtaaaatatttCTTAAGTTATCTACTATTTATCGCTAAACATGGAATAGCGAGCACTATTTTGTTGTTATCACTAGATAGCATATAGGTAGCTTGGCGCTACTTATCGCTATGAAAATAACTGTTATTAGATTATTAGAGCAAGCAAATAAGTTATGTAAGTGTACCTTATAACTTTAGCAATGCATATATTTACTGAACTGCATCGGTTTATCTAACTTTGATCACCGCTGCATCCAGTTAGATGTCATATAAAGATGAAGTAGAATTCAAATGAAATTTTAATTGTTTCCAGTAATGCATTCaaacatagttgttaatagcggctATAGTGgccgctatagcgcgctatgtagccATGCGACCAAGTGTCGCTATATTTGTCTTAGCGATCAATAGCGAACTTAGTgacagttagtttttttttaatgttaatatcaattagatatagctataaaatagctggatttataggtttttgttaaatatacatgtaaaatagcatatatacaagggtattttgatgtaatatacatataaaaattttcaaaattctttttctagtgtaatcgctatttataaaagAGCCGTCGCTATTTGCCGCTATTCGCTACGTAGCCTATAGGtgccttgtcgctattcgctatcgacaaCTATGCATTCAAACCATTATCCAATTTATGAAAAAATAACATGAGATTTTAGTGTTGGGAGAGCTAAAAAATTGGGCACTTAATGACATTCTAATATGGAGAGAACTTAAAGGTTCTTTTTGAATAGAGCAGAGCTGAAAGCATTAATTTTATGTTGGCATGTGCTATCATAAGATCACTAGAATAATGAAATCAACAGGTTGGTGAGAGATTGTTTAAGCAATTCTTATAATAAGAAGAGAACAGAGCGAGGGAGAGGAGTCGTTTTAGAGTGTGTGAAGTGCATTTGTTGTGAAAAAAGAGAAAATAATAAAGCAATTAGGTGGTCGTGGTTCTACATATAGCTTGTTTAGTTGTGAATAGAGCTTGTTTGGTTATACATATAACTCATATCATATGAACTAATCTTTTCAGGAAACTCACAGCCGCACGTTGACTTCATTGACCAAAACCGATGAAATTTTAGCCGACTCATTGGCAAAAGTTACATCTCTTGAAATAGCTCTTGCTGCTGCTGATGAGAAGTTCATTTTCATGCAAAAGCTTCGTGACTATGTTTCTGTGATATGTGACTTTTTGCAGGTATgcatacatattttttttttaaaataaatatatattggAATTTATTTCCGCTATATTTCATATGCTTTATCTTTTTTACTTCAGGATAAAGCTCCGTTTATCGAGGAGCTAGAGTATCAAATGCAAAAGCTTCACAAAGAACGTGCAGAAGCTATCTTCGAAAGAAGAACAGCCGACAGTAACGACGAGCTAACCGAAATCGAAGCGTCTGTAAACGCAGCAATGGCGGTTTTCAACAAAGGCGGCACCACCACTTCCATGGTTGAAGCCGCCAGTACCGCTGCTCAAGCCGCATTGACCGCCTCACGTGAGTCAAAAAACCTTCCCGTGAAACTAGACGAATTCGGCCGAGACGTAAACTTACAAAACCGTATGGATATGAAGCGACGCGCGGAAGCCCGACAACGAAGAAAAGCTCGATCGGAGTCGAAACGAATGTCAGCCATGGAAATCGATGGTTTAATCGAAGGAGAATCGAGCACGGATGAGAGTGACGGTGACAGCTCAGCATATGAATCGAACCGTGATCAATTACTTGAACTTGCTGGACAGATATTCAGTGATGCAGATGAAGAATTCTCGCAACTTTCGTTCGTTAAAGAAAAATTTGAATTTTGGAAAAAGGAATACGCATCTAGCTACCGGGATGCGTACATGTCACTGAGTATACCCGCGATCTTCTCTCCTTATGTAAGGTTGGAGCTTTTGAAGTGGGACCCACTTCATCAAGATTCAGATTTTTTTGATATGAAGTGGTACGTACGCTCTGCCCAAATTTCTTGAACCTGAGAGACGATTATCGATTATAATCCAGCAGTTAACTGGGTGAGTTAACTGGGTGTCCGCATGTCAATCTGTCATTGAACCAACCAATAAAATTATtctctttttctttcctttttatAGGTAATGAGTTAAAATGCCAtcttcgtccctaaggtttggccacttttgcgactttcgttcaaaggtttgttttttgtttttccgcatctggatctaaaaggtttgaaatcttgccattttcatctggctcgttaactccatctatttttctctgttaagtcaacTGTATTTTCGTCTtctttgttaacttaaagggcaattcggtttcCGTCTTTTTACATAAAAGTGAAaaggaccgaattgccctttaagttagcaaaaaagacgaaaataccacTGGCTTAACGGAGAAAAAATGTATGGAGTTAACGGGCcaaatgaaaatggcaagatttcaaaccttttggattcagatgcggaaaaacaaacctttggacgaaagtcgcaaaattggCCAAATGTCAGGGACGGAAATGGCATTTTAACTCAATAGGTATTTATTAAATGAACCCAGATATTATTTCTTGTTTTGTTTGATGATGATTTATTTGTTCAGGCATGGATTGCTGTATGATTACGGTATGCCTGACGATAAAAGTGAAGTCAACCCGGAAGATGCTGATGTCAACCTTGTACCCGATCTGGTTGAAAAGGTTGCGGTTCCTATATTACAGCACGAGCTGGCTCACTGTTGGGACATGCTTAGTACAAAGGAGACAAAAAACGCTGTATCTGCTACAAATTTGGTTTTTACATACGTTCCCCTTTCCAGCAAAGCTGTCGTTGAACTCGTTTCCGTTCTTCATGATCGCCTTTCTGAAGCCGTTTCTCATCTCATGGTATGCGATATATTCGTTTATTTTGATTATCGTTaagcctgtaaacgaaccgaacattgatgaactgttcgtgaacatgttcggcgggaagttcgtttatgttcgtttatttaataaacgaacgaacatgaacacagtTTCTTGTTCATTTAATCAAACGAATGAACATGGACACACGTTTTGTTCGTTcattatgttcgtttatttacatttatatttgtttgtttatgttcgttttaatttaaatacaaaagtagttgtattttatataaataaaaaacagaaacGGAACTTTctactacttatataaatataactaattggtAATTGCCTAATTGGgctttctagtaataaaaatggGTTTTTAATGGAATTTATCGTAACTAATCacaaatttatataaaatatatagtttatgtatagtcaattatattcatttgtgttcgtttatgtttgtttaatTATGTTCATAtgtgttgtttattgtttgttaaattatgttcgtttaagttggtttgtttatgttcgtttacattcgtgaactgttcgtttaggttttaaacgaacggacatgaacaaaaaaatgtgttcgattatatgttcgcgTTCATGTTTACTTAAAGCGAAACAAACTAACACGAACATGCCTCTGTTTGTGTTCGtttggttcatttacaggccCAATTATCGTCAACAGTTAACATGTTAATTTATATGCTGATTTTATGAAATGTGTATAAAACAGGTTCCAACGTGGAATACTTACGTGTTGAAGGCTGTACCGAATGCAGCTAGATTTGCGGCGTATAGTTTTGGTACGGCTGTACGGCTGTTGAGGAACATATGCTTATGGAATAATATTCTCTCGATGTCTGTTCTTGAAAAGCTTGCTCTTGATGAGCTTTTAAGTGGAAAGATTCTTCCTCATCTTAGAAGCATTCAATCAAACGTTGACGATGCGATCACAAGGACTGAACGGGTTGTTGCGTCGATTTCTGGTGTGTGGTCTGGTCCAAAAGTCACCGGTGACAGAAGGTACATACATAGATATATACATTACTTACACACATATTTTTGCACATAAATACACATGCACACGTACATACACAGATGGGCACATTCAATACAAAACCAATATTAAGTAGAGAATTGTAAGAACCACATAATACACTTTTATGAATTGCTTGTTCACGGGTTGGTTTAAAACCATGAAACCGCCCAAACCGATCATCGGTTTCGTTTCGCGGTTGAATTTCATTTTACCTTTTGGTCGGTcggttttaaaattttcaaaacgtAACGAACGGTTTGGTTTGCGGTTTATACTGAAACCGGTTGTATACAACCGGAGCGGACCGTTAGATCGGACTATCTAGAATCcttaaaagtattatatatatgagtaaaatgccaaaatcgtccctgaggtttgggcacttttgcctgTTACatccaaaataagaattttttgaACTGGACCTGACGTTTCATTTTTGTTGCAATTTCCATCCAAGTCACTAACTCGGTTAAAATGTATCGTTAACTCAGGGACGATTATGACTATTTCGTTAATTCAGAGACGATTTTGGCAGTTTCGTGAattcagggacgattttagcaatttacccatttatttttctgttttataatttttatctttaaataaaaacaatcaaaataattataattataatacatacacatacacacatttATTCTTATGCAGTTCTTTAATTAGAATTTGAATCTGGATTGAACGTGACCAGCGCACACCCACACTGCCCCACACACATATGTATTGAGATATATTGAAGGCGGATTTTACATAAGAAGTTAGTTATATAGAATGCTTATGTGTCGGTTTTTACATTTTCAGCCCAAGATTGCAACCAATGGTGGATTATTTGATTGTTCTTGGGAGATTACTAGAGAAGAAGCAGAGTTATTCAGGGAAAAACGGACTTGCTCGTAGGTTGAAGAAGATGCTTGTCGAACTTAACGAATATGATCACGCGCGTCACATTTCTAGAACCTTCAATTTAAAAGAAGCTCTTTAGTTTCTGCCTTGTCACACAACTGGTTAGTGATAAACATagatttttatagttttttttttgttgatttgcGTTTTAACTATGAGCACTGCAAATCTTTTGTAGTAATGAGCTGATTCTTAATGTGCTAATTTTGCTATGGTATTTTTCTGCTATTATTGGTTTGTGATATGTGAAAGTACGAAAATACCCTTGGAATGTGTGATGGCCGCTTACGTTGGCAAgatgtataaatatatattatggtTGTAGGATAGAAACAGAGCTATAGTTATACAATTTTGAGTTTAGTTTATACTTTATACTCTACCCGACTATCTGTTTAACTCTGAATCCGAATAGCTAACGAGCTTGTGTAACAATGATCACTAGACTTGAATCTTGCGTTTATTCTTGATAGAGATTCATAAGGAATGGAAATAGCTTAAGCTACCGTATGTTTGTGGCCTATACCATATGGGTGGAAGTTTCCAGTTTTCGAGAGCTAGGTGCACATTTCAATATTGAGTATTACAACACAATAATCATGGTATTTTTAAAGCATTAATCTGAAGATTTAGGATAGGGTGGCATAATTCTTTGCAatgtgaatttgtataaaacatatACCACTATTTTatttcatgtaaatgttgtaaAAAGATTTTGCTTTTGAGTGTGACCATtacctcaaaaaaaaaaaaaaaaaaaaaaaagaaaaaaatctaTTCGACTCTTATTTAATAGTCACAACCACTTATGATGTGTTACCTCTTTAATATTAGTTAGAGAGTAGGCATTAGTTATAAGATGTTTAAACATTTCTTTTCTTAAAGGTACACTAGTGGGAATGGCCGCGCGTTGTGGCAGGTGTCCGGACTAATATCACATTCAATTATAACGTCTATTACGAGCCAATTGGAAAGCAAGAGTCATGCTTTTAATCCTCCAAGCTACCAACAAATGAACTATACCATTTGATCCCTATATCGGCCAAAAATTGTACTAAAATACATCACACAGGGATTTTACCACGAATCCATTGATTCTATATGATTTATTATATTACTACCCCTTTACCACTTTATTCGTACATGTCACCATACATGAATTTATGTAAGTTTCACATAATTTCTATTGTGTGCCTCAACAATAGCTTCCAAAGAAGATAAAAGACCTTAAAATTTATACATCCATTTTTATCTTAATATTCTAAATCCCTACTAAATGAATTCAGTGactaaatgtaattttatatattaatggTATTAGTTTCTCCCCGCGCTTTACGGCGGGAGTGTTGTCATTTTCTTTCACACGCAACGTGGCAAGAGTTTGGTTGTTATCTGGTTTGACCTGTCGAAAATCATAAAGGTGAACACTGATACCGTTTCCATTAGCACAAAGTACCGGCAACGATGTTCTCTCATAAGTAGCTGGGTTCGTTCACACAATACCGCAACCGTAACGTCAATCGCTATAGCGTACGTTACCACGTCAATCGCTATCGCGTACGTTAccaaaaaatacttgattttagtTTAACTCTAGGTCTGATGGTGGCAAAAATTTACAAAACTTGAAGAACGGGTTTCTAAAATTTACTTCCATATTAATGATAGTtgtaatatttatttttcataaagTTAAATTTCATAATTATTTACAAATAATGACAACAAATTATTATAATCTCATCATGGTGAGGATTTTATTCCTAACTTGATGGTAT encodes:
- the LOC110925358 gene encoding transcriptional repressor ILP1; protein product: MSGRVRNFRRRADTDDNDDDNNNNTEQTTTTTKKPQSKPPTTTTATTTQKPKKPSLLSFADDESTDDTPPIPRRSSNPTSSRSVHKLTSAKDRNSSKVRTGSGSSLPSNVQPQAGVYTKEALLELQKNSKTLGSSTARSRPPVSKSEPIIVLKGMIKPVSDNNMINRSNENEELDRDDESDRVGIPDQAMIDAIRAKRERLRQSRAAAPDFIALDGGSNHGEAEGLSDEEPEFQGRIALIGEKNEIKKGVFEDVVVDVSKLTVRKETEVGLSDNSGVDEEDDEDKMWEEEQVRKGLGKRIDEGVVGRGVSGSSVPSMVQSVQQRVVYPTVPVTSYSSGSGGLSIGGSVGWSAGSDTLSISQQAELSKKALLESVRRLKETHSRTLTSLTKTDEILADSLAKVTSLEIALAAADEKFIFMQKLRDYVSVICDFLQDKAPFIEELEYQMQKLHKERAEAIFERRTADSNDELTEIEASVNAAMAVFNKGGTTTSMVEAASTAAQAALTASRESKNLPVKLDEFGRDVNLQNRMDMKRRAEARQRRKARSESKRMSAMEIDGLIEGESSTDESDGDSSAYESNRDQLLELAGQIFSDADEEFSQLSFVKEKFEFWKKEYASSYRDAYMSLSIPAIFSPYVRLELLKWDPLHQDSDFFDMKWHGLLYDYGMPDDKSEVNPEDADVNLVPDLVEKVAVPILQHELAHCWDMLSTKETKNAVSATNLVFTYVPLSSKAVVELVSVLHDRLSEAVSHLMVPTWNTYVLKAVPNAARFAAYSFGTAVRLLRNICLWNNILSMSVLEKLALDELLSGKILPHLRSIQSNVDDAITRTERVVASISGVWSGPKVTGDRSPRLQPMVDYLIVLGRLLEKKQSYSGKNGLARRLKKMLVELNEYDHARHISRTFNLKEAL